In one Rhodococcus sp. B50 genomic region, the following are encoded:
- a CDS encoding inorganic diphosphatase, with the protein MEFEVTIEIPKGQRNKYEVDHETGRVKLDRYLYTSFGYPADYGYIENTLGEDGDPLDCMVLLPESVFPGVLVDARPIGMFKMVDEAGGDDKILAVPAGDPRWDHVQDISDVSQFELDAIKHFFVHYKDLEPGKHVEAADWVGRAEAEAEVTASIERLKNNGGH; encoded by the coding sequence GTGGAGTTCGAGGTCACCATCGAGATCCCCAAGGGACAGCGGAACAAGTACGAGGTCGATCACGAGACCGGACGCGTCAAGCTCGATCGTTACCTGTACACCTCGTTCGGCTACCCCGCCGATTACGGCTACATCGAGAACACCCTCGGTGAGGACGGCGATCCGCTCGACTGCATGGTGCTGCTGCCCGAGTCGGTGTTCCCCGGCGTGCTGGTCGACGCCCGCCCGATCGGCATGTTCAAGATGGTCGACGAGGCCGGTGGCGACGACAAGATCCTGGCCGTCCCGGCCGGCGACCCGCGCTGGGATCACGTCCAGGACATCAGCGACGTCTCGCAGTTCGAGCTCGACGCGATCAAGCACTTCTTCGTCCACTACAAGGACCTCGAGCCGGGCAAGCACGTCGAGGCCGCCGACTGGGTCGGTCGCGCCGAGGCCGAGGCCGAGGTGACCGCGTCGATCGAGCGCCTGAAGAACAACGGCGGGCACTGA
- a CDS encoding crotonase/enoyl-CoA hydratase family protein — MSDHSPWKAFTVERKDHVAQVTLIGPGKGNAMGPDFWAELPVLFGELDADPDVRAVVLAGAGRNFSYGLDLVAMGGSLGAVVSGKALAKPRTDFHAMIKSMQAAVTAVADCRKPIVAAVQGWCIGGAVDLISAADIRYASADAKFSVREVKVGMVADVGTLARLPLIIGDGHVRELALTGKDIDAARAEKIGLVNDVFDDADAVLAAAHATAAEIAANPPLVVQGIKNVLDHTRSPQVDDSLRYVAAWNAAFLPSEDLTEAITAVFEKRPPQFKGE; from the coding sequence ATGTCCGATCACTCGCCTTGGAAAGCGTTCACCGTCGAACGCAAGGATCACGTCGCACAGGTCACGCTCATCGGCCCCGGCAAGGGCAACGCCATGGGCCCCGACTTCTGGGCGGAACTGCCCGTCCTCTTCGGCGAACTCGACGCCGACCCCGACGTCCGCGCTGTCGTCCTTGCCGGTGCCGGCAGGAACTTCTCCTACGGGCTGGACCTCGTCGCCATGGGCGGCAGTCTCGGCGCCGTCGTCTCCGGCAAGGCACTCGCGAAGCCGCGCACGGACTTCCACGCGATGATCAAGAGCATGCAGGCGGCCGTCACGGCCGTCGCCGACTGCCGCAAGCCGATCGTCGCCGCGGTCCAGGGCTGGTGCATCGGCGGAGCGGTCGACCTGATCTCCGCCGCCGACATCCGCTACGCGAGCGCCGACGCCAAGTTCAGCGTCCGCGAGGTCAAGGTCGGAATGGTCGCCGACGTCGGCACCCTTGCCCGGCTCCCGCTCATCATCGGCGACGGTCACGTCCGCGAACTCGCACTCACCGGCAAGGACATCGACGCCGCCCGCGCCGAGAAGATCGGACTCGTCAACGACGTCTTCGACGATGCGGACGCAGTGCTCGCCGCGGCCCACGCGACCGCCGCGGAGATCGCCGCGAACCCGCCGCTCGTGGTCCAGGGCATCAAGAACGTCCTCGACCACACCCGCTCGCCGCAGGTCGACGACAGTCTTCGTTACGTCGCGGCGTGGAACGCGGCGTTCCTGCCCTCGGAGGACCTCACCGAGGCGATCACCGCCGTCTTCGAGAAGCGCCCGCCGCAGTTCAAGGGGGAGTAG
- a CDS encoding YbaK/EbsC family protein: MTRSLHPNAHRVSDTLIARGHHGLIVQQPETVHTAEQAAAAVGVEVGAIVKSLVFLLDDDPILLLVSGAHRVSVERTGERLGGELVPASPDLVTEVTGQPLGGVAPLGHPTNLPTYIDRALQHYPDLWASGGCPNTLFRTVYSELMRITAAIDVDVD; this comes from the coding sequence ATGACCAGGTCGCTGCATCCGAACGCCCACCGCGTGTCGGACACCCTCATCGCCCGCGGCCATCACGGTCTGATCGTCCAGCAACCGGAGACCGTGCACACCGCCGAGCAGGCCGCCGCCGCGGTCGGTGTCGAGGTGGGCGCCATCGTGAAGTCGCTCGTCTTCCTGCTCGACGACGACCCGATCCTGCTCCTCGTGTCCGGCGCGCACCGCGTGTCGGTCGAACGGACCGGCGAGCGTCTGGGCGGCGAGCTCGTGCCGGCCTCCCCCGACCTGGTCACGGAGGTCACCGGTCAACCGCTCGGCGGCGTCGCACCGCTCGGTCATCCGACGAACCTGCCCACCTACATCGACCGTGCGCTGCAGCACTACCCGGATCTGTGGGCCTCGGGTGGATGTCCGAACACCCTGTTCCGTACCGTCTATTCCGAGCTGATGCGCATCACCGCGGCGATCGACGTCGACGTGGACTGA
- a CDS encoding winged helix-turn-helix domain-containing protein produces MTTSSLEGPADSSVDSPELVLIVQISDTNAGSAGDLAALADALRETALDLLPGARTHTLLSPGPTPLVIDLPARGLVLDNQRVELSHSEFEILAHLVRRPRVAVSRAALRPLGAGYSENDDLDADRGNRSIDVHVSRIRSKLGRFSNIITTVRGSGYRFDPDPRVHVVEALDRRTA; encoded by the coding sequence ATGACCACGTCCTCCCTCGAGGGCCCGGCCGACAGCTCGGTCGATTCGCCCGAACTCGTTCTCATCGTGCAAATCTCGGACACCAACGCCGGATCGGCGGGCGATCTCGCCGCCCTCGCCGATGCCCTACGGGAGACCGCCCTCGATCTGCTCCCGGGCGCGCGCACCCACACCCTCCTCAGCCCCGGCCCGACCCCTCTGGTGATCGATCTGCCGGCCCGCGGACTGGTGCTCGACAATCAGCGGGTCGAATTGAGCCACAGCGAATTCGAGATTCTCGCCCATCTGGTTCGCCGGCCCCGCGTCGCCGTGTCCCGCGCGGCGCTGCGGCCGCTCGGGGCGGGATACTCCGAGAACGACGATCTCGACGCCGACCGGGGCAACCGTAGTATCGACGTCCACGTCTCCCGGATCCGTTCCAAGCTGGGACGTTTCAGCAACATCATCACCACCGTTCGCGGGTCGGGCTACCGTTTCGATCCCGATCCGCGCGTGCACGTGGTCGAAGCACTCGATCGCCGCACGGCGTGA
- a CDS encoding aminotransferase class V-fold PLP-dependent enzyme, whose protein sequence is MTAVAATTCIAPFATVSGCDSQVPLVQGGTCTYANFDYAASAPALSVVTDRITELLPFYASVHRGAGYASRISTTAYEDARTSVSRFVGADDDQVVVFTRNTTDSLNLLASAVSGDVVVLDIEHHANLLPWKNSRIVEAADTVAETVWRLAVELQRAPAALLAVTGASNVTGEVLPIAELAELAHASGARILVDGAQLVPHRRVDLESLGVDYLAFSGHKLYAPFGAGVLVGRRDWLDAADPYLAGGGAVREVRLDHTEWACAPARHEAGTPNVLGVAALAAACDALAGFDSDAVTRHEESLCSLLIDGLEAIDGVEVLRLWNDSADSVGIVTFTIEAYEPGHVASYLSAEHGIGVRDGRFCAHPLLARVGRAGGAVRASLGLGSSSDDVERLLGALRSLVVNGPSWVHAKTDGVWNPSPETRPGLGATDGDASPCV, encoded by the coding sequence ATGACTGCTGTAGCCGCCACCACCTGCATCGCTCCGTTCGCCACCGTTTCCGGCTGTGATTCGCAGGTTCCGCTCGTCCAGGGCGGTACCTGCACCTACGCGAACTTCGACTACGCGGCGAGCGCACCGGCACTGTCCGTCGTCACCGACCGCATCACGGAACTGTTGCCCTTCTATGCGAGCGTGCACCGCGGCGCCGGATACGCCTCGCGGATCAGCACCACCGCCTACGAGGACGCTCGTACCTCCGTGTCGCGCTTCGTCGGTGCGGACGACGACCAGGTCGTCGTCTTCACGCGCAACACCACCGATTCGCTGAATCTACTCGCGAGTGCCGTGTCCGGCGATGTCGTCGTGCTCGACATCGAGCATCACGCGAACCTGCTGCCGTGGAAGAACTCTCGCATCGTCGAGGCGGCCGACACGGTCGCGGAGACGGTGTGGCGCCTCGCGGTCGAACTCCAGCGTGCCCCCGCGGCTCTGCTCGCCGTCACGGGTGCTTCCAACGTCACCGGCGAGGTGCTGCCCATCGCCGAGCTCGCCGAACTCGCCCACGCCTCCGGTGCGCGGATCCTCGTCGACGGCGCGCAGCTCGTGCCCCATCGCCGCGTCGACCTCGAGTCGCTCGGCGTGGACTACCTCGCGTTCTCCGGCCACAAGCTGTACGCGCCGTTCGGTGCGGGAGTGCTCGTCGGCCGCCGCGACTGGCTCGACGCCGCCGACCCGTACCTCGCCGGAGGCGGTGCGGTCCGCGAGGTGCGCCTCGACCACACCGAATGGGCCTGCGCCCCTGCGCGTCACGAGGCCGGCACCCCCAACGTGCTCGGTGTCGCCGCCCTCGCCGCCGCATGCGATGCGCTTGCCGGTTTCGACTCCGACGCGGTGACCCGTCACGAGGAGTCCCTGTGCTCCCTGCTCATCGACGGTCTGGAGGCCATCGACGGAGTGGAAGTGCTTCGGCTGTGGAACGATTCGGCCGACAGCGTCGGAATCGTCACCTTCACGATCGAGGCCTACGAGCCCGGTCACGTGGCCTCCTATCTGTCCGCCGAGCACGGCATCGGCGTCCGCGACGGACGTTTCTGCGCCCACCCGCTGCTCGCGCGGGTCGGTCGCGCCGGCGGTGCCGTCCGGGCGTCGCTCGGACTCGGCAGCTCGTCCGACGACGTCGAGCGGCTCCTCGGAGCGCTCCGGTCGCTGGTCGTGAACGGGCCGTCGTGGGTGCACGCGAAGACCGACGGCGTGTGGAACCCCTCGCCGGAGACGCGTCCCGGCCTCGGAGCGACCGACGGCGACGCGTCGCCGTGCGTGTAG
- a CDS encoding Pls/PosA family non-ribosomal peptide synthetase encodes MPAISSTPVGRSPIPDEFLRASHAPPARTLVDLLRSAAEAHPDAPAVDDGTTVLEYAELVEAVIAGAYALNDAGVGAGDRVGVRMTSGRTDLYVTILSILAAGAAYVPVDADDPDERAELVFSEARVTAIVTDEGIGPGTAAPSGTPAVRGPHLDDDAWIIFTSGSTGTPKGVAVTHRNAAAFVDAEARMFCRAAPLGPGDRVLAGLSVAFDASCEEMWLAWRHGACLVPAPRALVRSGMDLGPWLVSRNINVVSTVPTLAAMWPAEALEAVRLLIFGGEACPPDLVERLAVPGREVWNTYGPTEATVVACASLMDGTGPVRIGLPLDGWDLAVVDAEGNPVEEGATGELVIGGVGLARYLDPAKDAEKYAPMPTLGWERAYRSGDLVTLDRSGLLFQGRADDQVKIGGRRIELGEVDNALQNLPGVAGGACAVRKTAAGHSILVGYIASTDPDFDIASAHDLLSEQLPAALVPRLALVDELPTRTSGKVDRNALPWPLPGADADSVEALGLDPTAEWVAELWTDILGARIEGIDDDFFELGGGSLAAAQLVTALRSRYPEMTVAELYDHPRLGSLAVYLDELAPTEAAAPREVVPVPRLAQFGQIAATVVLTTLTGLQWVTWLAILNTVIALVVDVPWTVTLSWWWVALGVLLFLSPIGRMAISVAGSRLLLRGVKAGSYPRGGGVHLRLWTALRLSEAVGATNISSAPWMRQYARALGAKVGRDVDLHSLPPVTGLLELGDGCAVEPEVDLGGYWVDGDVVHIGSIRIGAGATVGARSFLAPGARIGKNAEVEAGSAVFGRVKTGQRWSGSPARKAGKADRPWPAGTPPRGNRWVPVYALSSILLGGLPIVSIAAGVALLVWWVHDTPTVSDAVVHSLVLLPVAALLTMFVFALLTLLSVRLLAVGMTEGWHPVRSRVGWQVWFTERLMDSSRTFLFPLYASMLTPIWLRLLGADIGKDVEASTVLMVPKFTKVADGAFLADDTMVASYELGGGWLYISHAKVGKRAFLGNSGMAAPGRRVPKHGLVAVLSAAPEKAKSGSSWLGSPPVRLRRASGDSDASRTFEPPLKLKVARGVVETFRLVPMVVTYGIGLGVLFALNTLAVHWGYAVAALLGGIVLMIAGAVACLVTVAAKWLVVGRIGRVEHPLWSSFVWRNEVSDTFVETVAAPWFARAAAGTAVMNLWLRALGSRIGRGVWCESYWLPEADLVSLGDAATVERGCVVQTHLFHDRIMSMDTVTLGAGATLGPQCVALPASGIGDGATVGPASLVMRGDVVPQSTRWQGNPIAPWTTPNDWSPR; translated from the coding sequence TTGCCAGCCATATCCTCGACCCCCGTCGGCCGGTCCCCCATTCCGGACGAATTCCTCCGCGCGTCGCACGCTCCACCTGCACGCACCCTCGTCGACCTGCTGCGGAGCGCCGCCGAGGCACATCCGGACGCCCCCGCCGTCGACGACGGCACCACGGTCCTCGAATACGCCGAACTCGTCGAGGCGGTGATCGCCGGTGCCTATGCACTGAACGATGCGGGTGTCGGCGCCGGCGACAGGGTCGGTGTGCGCATGACGTCCGGGCGCACCGATCTGTATGTGACGATTCTCTCGATTCTCGCCGCGGGCGCCGCATACGTGCCCGTCGACGCGGACGACCCCGACGAGCGCGCCGAGCTCGTCTTCTCGGAAGCACGGGTCACCGCCATCGTCACCGACGAGGGCATCGGGCCGGGCACGGCCGCCCCGTCGGGCACCCCGGCCGTGCGGGGGCCGCACCTCGACGACGACGCGTGGATCATCTTCACCTCGGGTTCGACCGGGACACCGAAGGGTGTCGCCGTCACCCACCGCAACGCGGCGGCCTTCGTCGACGCGGAGGCTCGGATGTTCTGCCGGGCGGCGCCGCTCGGACCCGGCGACCGGGTCCTGGCCGGGTTGTCGGTGGCCTTCGACGCGTCGTGCGAGGAGATGTGGCTCGCTTGGCGGCACGGCGCCTGCCTGGTTCCGGCACCCCGCGCGCTCGTCCGCTCCGGCATGGATCTCGGACCGTGGCTCGTCTCGCGCAACATCAACGTCGTCTCCACCGTGCCCACGCTCGCGGCGATGTGGCCGGCCGAAGCACTCGAGGCGGTGCGCCTGCTCATCTTCGGCGGCGAAGCCTGCCCACCCGATCTCGTGGAGCGTCTCGCCGTTCCGGGACGGGAGGTGTGGAACACCTACGGTCCCACCGAGGCCACGGTCGTGGCCTGCGCTTCGCTGATGGACGGCACCGGGCCGGTCCGTATCGGCCTTCCCCTCGACGGCTGGGATCTCGCCGTGGTGGACGCCGAGGGCAACCCCGTCGAAGAGGGCGCGACCGGCGAACTCGTCATCGGCGGCGTCGGTCTCGCGCGTTATCTCGATCCGGCGAAGGATGCCGAGAAGTACGCTCCCATGCCCACGCTCGGCTGGGAGCGCGCCTATCGCAGCGGCGATCTCGTCACCCTCGACCGCTCCGGACTGCTGTTCCAGGGGCGCGCCGACGACCAGGTCAAGATCGGTGGCCGCCGCATCGAACTCGGCGAGGTCGACAACGCGCTGCAGAACCTGCCCGGCGTGGCCGGCGGTGCGTGTGCGGTGCGCAAGACGGCCGCCGGACACTCGATCCTCGTGGGGTACATCGCCTCCACCGATCCGGACTTCGACATCGCGTCCGCCCACGACCTGCTGTCCGAGCAACTCCCCGCCGCACTCGTCCCGCGACTCGCGCTCGTCGACGAACTCCCCACCCGCACGTCGGGCAAGGTCGACCGCAACGCCCTGCCGTGGCCGCTGCCGGGCGCCGACGCCGACTCGGTGGAGGCGCTCGGTCTCGATCCGACCGCCGAATGGGTCGCCGAACTGTGGACCGACATCCTCGGTGCCCGGATCGAGGGCATCGACGACGACTTCTTCGAACTCGGTGGCGGTTCCCTCGCGGCAGCGCAACTCGTCACGGCGCTGCGGAGCCGGTATCCGGAGATGACGGTCGCGGAGCTGTACGACCATCCCCGGCTCGGATCGCTCGCGGTCTATCTCGACGAACTCGCGCCGACGGAAGCCGCGGCCCCGCGCGAGGTCGTCCCCGTGCCCCGCCTCGCCCAGTTCGGCCAGATCGCGGCGACCGTCGTCCTCACGACCCTCACCGGACTGCAGTGGGTGACCTGGCTGGCGATCCTGAACACCGTCATCGCGCTCGTCGTCGACGTACCGTGGACCGTCACGTTGTCGTGGTGGTGGGTCGCGCTCGGTGTCCTGCTGTTCCTTTCTCCCATCGGACGTATGGCGATCTCCGTCGCGGGTTCGCGCCTGCTGCTGCGCGGCGTGAAGGCGGGGAGCTATCCGCGCGGAGGCGGTGTCCACCTCAGGCTGTGGACGGCCCTGCGGTTGTCCGAAGCCGTGGGCGCGACGAACATCTCCAGCGCTCCCTGGATGCGGCAGTACGCGCGGGCACTGGGCGCGAAGGTCGGACGGGATGTCGACCTTCACAGCCTTCCGCCGGTCACCGGTCTTCTCGAACTCGGCGACGGTTGTGCGGTCGAGCCGGAAGTGGACCTCGGTGGTTACTGGGTGGACGGCGACGTCGTCCACATCGGAAGCATCCGGATCGGTGCCGGTGCCACGGTGGGCGCCCGGTCGTTCCTGGCTCCCGGCGCGCGTATCGGCAAGAACGCCGAGGTGGAAGCCGGGTCGGCGGTGTTCGGCCGGGTGAAGACCGGGCAGCGCTGGTCGGGTTCCCCGGCACGGAAGGCCGGCAAGGCCGACCGGCCCTGGCCCGCCGGGACACCGCCGCGGGGCAACAGATGGGTGCCGGTCTACGCGTTGTCGTCGATCCTGCTCGGCGGACTGCCCATCGTGTCGATCGCCGCGGGCGTCGCGCTGCTCGTGTGGTGGGTACACGACACCCCCACCGTCTCCGACGCCGTGGTGCATTCCCTTGTGCTGCTCCCCGTCGCGGCTCTGCTGACGATGTTCGTCTTCGCCCTGCTCACCCTGCTGTCGGTGCGACTGCTCGCCGTCGGGATGACGGAAGGCTGGCATCCGGTGCGCAGCCGCGTGGGCTGGCAGGTGTGGTTCACCGAGCGCCTCATGGATTCGTCGCGCACCTTCCTGTTCCCGCTCTACGCGTCGATGCTCACCCCGATCTGGCTCCGTCTGCTCGGCGCCGACATCGGCAAGGACGTCGAGGCGTCGACCGTGCTGATGGTTCCCAAGTTCACCAAGGTCGCCGACGGTGCGTTCCTCGCCGACGACACGATGGTCGCCTCCTACGAGCTCGGCGGCGGGTGGCTGTACATCTCGCACGCAAAGGTCGGGAAGCGGGCGTTCCTCGGCAATTCGGGCATGGCGGCACCGGGCCGACGCGTCCCGAAGCACGGACTCGTCGCGGTGCTCTCCGCAGCTCCGGAGAAGGCGAAGTCCGGATCGTCGTGGTTGGGCAGTCCCCCGGTTCGCCTGCGGCGCGCGAGCGGCGACAGCGACGCGAGCCGCACCTTCGAGCCCCCGTTGAAACTGAAGGTCGCGCGCGGCGTCGTGGAGACCTTCCGTCTCGTGCCCATGGTCGTCACCTACGGCATCGGACTCGGTGTGCTGTTCGCCCTGAACACTCTCGCCGTGCACTGGGGGTACGCCGTCGCGGCACTGCTCGGTGGCATCGTGCTCATGATTGCCGGAGCCGTGGCGTGCCTGGTGACGGTCGCCGCGAAATGGCTCGTGGTGGGACGGATCGGACGCGTCGAGCACCCACTGTGGAGTTCGTTCGTGTGGCGCAACGAAGTCTCCGACACCTTCGTCGAAACCGTCGCGGCACCGTGGTTCGCCCGGGCCGCGGCCGGCACCGCCGTGATGAACCTGTGGCTGCGGGCGCTGGGATCGCGGATCGGTCGCGGGGTGTGGTGCGAGAGCTACTGGTTGCCCGAGGCCGACCTGGTGTCCCTGGGCGACGCTGCGACCGTCGAACGCGGCTGCGTTGTACAGACCCACCTGTTCCATGATCGGATCATGTCCATGGACACCGTGACCCTCGGCGCCGGCGCCACGCTCGGCCCTCAATGCGTCGCGTTGCCTGCATCGGGCATCGGCGACGGTGCCACCGTCGGACCGGCCTCGCTGGTGATGCGCGGCGACGTCGTCCCGCAGTCCACCCGCTGGCAGGGCAACCCCATCGCGCCGTGGACCACACCGAACGACTGGTCTCCGCGGTGA